A section of the Pseudomonas fluorescens genome encodes:
- a CDS encoding alginate O-acetyltransferase: MHPHMIKLLSLSGLTLGILAASSTARADDAKAPSFTAEPCCNLCPAAFDAKNYTTRYQQNFTTLVQAQGDWLFRTQEDLRTEFDTTPAGYKRMQQLHDAFKSKGVELVVVYQPTRGLVNRNKLNPAEKARFDFDKALGNYKTMLGRFAKMGYVVPDLSPLTNEQLPDELPAHDFYFRGDQHWTPYGAQRTAKIVGARVRAMPEFAGIPQREFETRKSGRMGKTGTLHNMAGQLCGTSYAIQYMDQFSTEPKGEAADGDLFGDSGNPQITLVGTSHSGKNYNFAGFLEQEIGADILNVAFPGGGLEGSMIQYLGSEEFQKSPPKILIWEFSPLYRLDQETTYRQMMALLDNGCEGKPAQMSASTTLKPGKNTLMVNSKNMDLRNSRHQVDIRFADPSVKTLQATLWYMNGRHEDIKIDKPETAETDGRFAFELRTDEDWSSQNLLAVEVQGPEAGAAAQKVEAKICTRNVFPSGGQQTAQLGQ, translated from the coding sequence ATGCACCCACACATGATCAAGCTGCTCAGCCTCTCGGGTTTGACCCTCGGCATCCTGGCCGCCAGCAGCACCGCGCGCGCCGATGACGCCAAGGCGCCGAGCTTCACCGCCGAGCCGTGCTGCAACCTGTGCCCCGCAGCCTTTGATGCCAAGAACTACACCACCCGCTACCAGCAGAACTTCACCACGCTGGTGCAGGCCCAGGGCGACTGGCTGTTCCGTACCCAGGAAGACCTGCGCACCGAATTCGACACCACCCCGGCCGGCTACAAGCGCATGCAGCAGTTGCACGATGCGTTCAAGAGCAAGGGCGTGGAACTGGTCGTGGTCTACCAGCCGACCCGTGGCCTGGTGAACCGCAACAAGCTCAACCCGGCGGAGAAAGCACGTTTTGATTTCGACAAGGCCCTGGGCAACTACAAGACCATGCTTGGACGTTTTGCCAAGATGGGCTACGTGGTGCCGGACCTCTCGCCACTGACCAATGAACAACTTCCGGACGAACTGCCGGCCCACGACTTCTACTTCCGTGGCGATCAGCACTGGACGCCCTATGGCGCTCAGCGCACCGCGAAAATCGTCGGGGCCAGGGTGCGGGCCATGCCTGAATTCGCCGGGATCCCCCAGCGTGAATTCGAGACCAGGAAATCCGGGCGCATGGGCAAGACCGGCACCCTGCACAACATGGCCGGGCAACTGTGCGGTACCAGCTACGCCATCCAATACATGGACCAGTTCAGCACCGAACCCAAGGGCGAAGCCGCCGATGGCGACCTGTTCGGTGATTCCGGCAACCCACAGATCACCCTGGTGGGCACCAGCCACAGTGGCAAGAACTACAACTTCGCCGGCTTCCTGGAACAGGAAATCGGCGCCGACATCCTTAACGTCGCCTTCCCCGGCGGTGGCCTGGAAGGCTCGATGATCCAGTACCTGGGCAGCGAAGAATTCCAGAAGAGCCCGCCAAAGATTCTGATCTGGGAGTTCTCGCCGCTGTATCGCCTCGACCAGGAAACGACCTACCGCCAAATGATGGCGCTGCTCGACAACGGCTGCGAAGGCAAGCCGGCGCAGATGAGCGCCAGCACCACCCTCAAGCCGGGCAAGAACACGTTGATGGTCAACAGCAAGAACATGGACCTGCGCAACAGCCGCCATCAGGTCGACATTCGCTTCGCCGATCCCTCGGTGAAAACCCTGCAAGCCACCCTCTGGTACATGAATGGTCGCCACGAGGACATCAAGATCGACAAACCCGAAACAGCCGAGACAGACGGGCGTTTCGCCTTTGAACTGCGCACCGATGAGGACTGGTCCTCGCAGAACCTGCTGGCCGTGGAAGTGCAGGGCCCTGAAGCGGGTGCCGCCGCGCAGAAAGTCGAAGCGAAAATTTGCACACGCAACGTGTTCCCAAGCGGTGGTCAGCAGACCGCCCAACTTGGGCAATGA
- a CDS encoding mannuronate-specific alginate lyase — protein MHKRLIPTLLGLAMFAGSVNAAAPLRPPQGYFAPIEAFKTGDFKNDCDAMPAPYTGPLQFRSKYEGSDKARSTLNVQSEKAFRDSTADITKLEKDTSKRVMQFMRDGRPEQLQCTLNWLVGWAKADALMSKDFNHTGKSMRKWALGSMASAYVRLKFSESQPLAKYPQQSQLIEAWFNKLAEQVVSDWDNLPLEKTNNHSYWAAWSVMATAVATNRRDLFDWAVKEYKVGANQVDAQGYLPNELKRQQRALAYHNYALPPLAMIASFALVNGVDVRGENNGALKRLGDTVLAGVKDPDLFEQKNGKEQDMQDLEQASKFAWLEPFCTLYTCAPQVLERKHDMQPFKTFRLGGDLTKVYDPAHEKGNKGS, from the coding sequence ATGCACAAGCGATTGATTCCAACGTTGCTGGGCCTGGCGATGTTCGCAGGCTCAGTCAACGCCGCCGCGCCACTGCGCCCGCCCCAGGGCTATTTCGCGCCGATTGAAGCGTTCAAGACCGGCGACTTCAAGAATGACTGCGACGCCATGCCGGCGCCCTACACCGGTCCGCTGCAGTTTCGCAGCAAATACGAAGGCTCCGACAAAGCCCGTTCGACTTTGAACGTGCAGTCGGAAAAGGCCTTTCGCGACAGCACCGCCGATATCACCAAGCTGGAAAAAGACACCAGCAAGCGGGTGATGCAGTTCATGCGCGACGGTCGCCCGGAGCAACTGCAATGCACCCTGAACTGGCTGGTGGGCTGGGCCAAGGCCGATGCGTTGATGTCCAAGGACTTCAACCACACCGGAAAATCCATGCGCAAATGGGCGTTGGGCAGCATGGCTTCGGCTTATGTGCGCCTGAAGTTTTCCGAGTCCCAGCCACTGGCCAAATACCCCCAGCAATCGCAGTTGATCGAAGCCTGGTTCAACAAACTGGCCGAGCAAGTGGTCAGCGACTGGGACAACCTGCCCCTGGAAAAAACCAACAACCATTCGTACTGGGCCGCCTGGTCGGTGATGGCTACGGCTGTCGCCACCAACCGTCGCGACCTGTTCGATTGGGCGGTCAAGGAATACAAGGTCGGCGCCAACCAGGTCGACGCCCAGGGCTATCTGCCCAACGAACTCAAGCGCCAGCAGCGGGCTTTGGCCTACCACAACTACGCCCTGCCGCCACTGGCGATGATCGCCAGCTTTGCCCTGGTCAACGGTGTGGACGTGCGCGGCGAAAACAACGGCGCGCTCAAGCGCCTGGGCGACACGGTGCTGGCCGGGGTCAAGGACCCGGACCTCTTCGAGCAGAAGAACGGCAAGGAGCAGGACATGCAGGACCTGGAGCAGGCCTCGAAATTCGCCTGGCTCGAACCGTTCTGCACCCTCTACACCTGCGCGCCGCAGGTATTGGAACGCAAGCACGACATGCAACCGTTCAAGACTTTCCGCCTGGGCGGCGACCTGACCAAGGTCTACGACCCGGCGCACGAAAAAGGCAACAAAGGTTCCTGA
- a CDS encoding MBOAT family O-acyltransferase, producing MVFSSNVFLFLFLPIFLGLYYLSGQRYRNLLLLIASYVFYAWWRVDFLALFAAVTLWNYWIGLKVGAAGVRTKPAQRWLLLGVAVDLCILGYFKYANFGVDSINLMMKSAGLEPFILTHVLLPIGISFYIFESISYIIDVYRGDTPATRNLIDFAAFVAIFPHLIAGPVLRFRDLADQFNNRTHTLDKFSEGCTRFMQGFIKKVFIADTLAVVADHCFALQNPSTGDAWLGALAYTAQLYFDFSGYSDMAIGLGLMMGFRFMENFKQPYISQSITEFWRRWHISLSTWLRDYLYITLGGNRKGTLTTYRNLFLTMLLGGLWHGANITYIVWGAWHGMWLAIEKAIGLNTSPRRFNPVRWAFTFLLVVMGWVIFRAENLHVAGRMYGAMFSFGEWSLSELNRANLTGLQVATLVVAYATLAFFGLRDFYRNRPADKAKPADPSLIKAVPGDHPGSVQEPGFSVGSNAAVQPAYWTADWPRYAMRAVILLLFVASILKLSAQSFSPFLYFQF from the coding sequence ATGGTTTTCTCGTCCAATGTGTTCCTGTTTCTGTTCTTGCCGATCTTCCTCGGCTTGTACTATTTGAGCGGGCAACGCTATCGCAATCTGCTGCTGCTGATTGCCAGCTACGTGTTCTACGCCTGGTGGCGCGTGGACTTTTTGGCGCTGTTCGCCGCCGTGACCCTGTGGAACTACTGGATCGGCCTCAAGGTCGGTGCCGCGGGCGTCAGGACCAAGCCGGCCCAGCGCTGGCTGCTGCTCGGCGTGGCGGTCGACCTGTGCATCCTGGGCTACTTCAAGTACGCCAACTTCGGCGTCGACAGCATCAACCTGATGATGAAATCAGCGGGCCTGGAGCCGTTTATCCTGACCCATGTGTTGTTGCCTATCGGGATCTCGTTCTACATCTTCGAGTCCATCAGCTACATCATCGACGTGTACCGCGGCGATACCCCGGCCACCCGCAACCTCATCGACTTTGCCGCGTTCGTGGCGATTTTCCCGCACCTGATCGCAGGCCCCGTGCTGCGCTTTCGCGACCTGGCCGACCAGTTCAACAACCGCACCCACACCCTGGATAAATTCTCCGAGGGCTGCACGCGGTTCATGCAGGGTTTTATCAAAAAGGTGTTTATCGCCGACACCCTGGCGGTGGTCGCCGACCATTGCTTCGCCCTGCAAAACCCCAGCACCGGTGACGCCTGGCTCGGCGCGCTGGCGTATACCGCGCAGTTGTATTTCGACTTCTCCGGCTACAGCGACATGGCCATCGGCCTGGGCTTGATGATGGGGTTCCGCTTTATGGAGAACTTCAAGCAGCCGTATATCAGCCAGTCGATCACCGAGTTCTGGCGGCGCTGGCATATCAGCCTGTCCACGTGGCTGCGCGACTACCTGTACATCACCCTGGGCGGCAACCGCAAAGGCACGCTGACGACCTATCGCAACCTGTTCCTGACCATGTTGCTCGGCGGCCTGTGGCACGGCGCGAACATCACCTACATCGTGTGGGGCGCCTGGCACGGCATGTGGCTGGCGATTGAAAAAGCCATCGGCCTGAACACCTCGCCCCGCCGCTTCAACCCGGTACGCTGGGCCTTCACCTTCCTGCTGGTGGTGATGGGCTGGGTGATCTTCCGTGCCGAAAACCTGCACGTTGCCGGGCGCATGTACGGCGCGATGTTCAGCTTTGGCGAGTGGTCGCTGTCGGAACTCAACCGCGCCAACCTCACCGGCCTGCAAGTGGCAACCCTGGTGGTGGCGTACGCCACGCTGGCGTTCTTCGGCCTGCGCGACTTCTACCGCAATCGCCCGGCCGACAAGGCCAAGCCGGCTGACCCGAGCCTGATCAAGGCGGTGCCTGGCGATCACCCCGGCAGCGTCCAGGAGCCCGGTTTCAGCGTCGGCAGCAACGCCGCCGTGCAACCGGCCTACTGGACTGCCGACTGGCCACGCTATGCCATGCGCGCGGTGATCCTGCTGCTGTTCGTGGCTTCGATCCTGAAACTCTCGGCGCAAAGCTTCTCGCCGTTCCTTTACTTCCAATTCTGA
- a CDS encoding alginate O-acetyltransferase, producing MTRSFRILYAALFMALLVALGAWSVRSFFGFSTNADATVLNGRWAKAIETHYDDEFPIKRLGTNLWAALDYTLFNEGRPGVVLGRDHWLYSNEEFNPAVNQAQNLQDNYALVEGVRQTLKAKGVQLVMAIVPAKVRLYPEHLGDVQPAGIHAGLYQDFHARVAADKIIAPDLLGPLQQAKLHGQQVFLRTDTHWTPDGAEVAAKQLASVINAKTLLSGEPLRFVTDAEGIAPHSGDLRLFLPLDPLFENLMPPKEPLQKRVTHAVQAQAAGDDALFADSEMPVALVGTSYSANPNWNFVGALKQALGSEVVNYSEDGHGPILPMLSYLKSDDFKNSPPQVLIWEFPERYLPVNNETGEADPKWVAQLKQAGTRQQNMAINTPIDHPKSETPDRAQN from the coding sequence ATGACCCGTTCATTCCGCATCCTCTACGCCGCGCTGTTCATGGCCTTGCTGGTGGCCCTGGGCGCGTGGTCGGTGCGCAGTTTCTTCGGTTTCAGCACCAACGCCGACGCCACCGTACTCAACGGTCGCTGGGCCAAGGCCATCGAGACCCACTACGACGACGAGTTCCCGATCAAGCGCCTGGGCACCAACCTCTGGGCGGCGCTGGACTACACGTTGTTCAACGAAGGCCGCCCCGGCGTGGTGCTGGGGCGCGATCACTGGCTGTACAGCAACGAGGAGTTCAACCCCGCCGTCAACCAGGCGCAGAACCTGCAAGACAACTACGCCCTGGTCGAAGGCGTGCGCCAGACCCTCAAGGCCAAGGGCGTGCAATTGGTGATGGCGATTGTCCCGGCCAAGGTGCGCCTGTACCCCGAGCACCTGGGTGACGTACAACCGGCGGGCATTCATGCCGGGCTCTACCAGGACTTCCATGCCCGGGTTGCCGCCGACAAGATCATCGCCCCCGACCTGCTGGGCCCACTGCAACAGGCCAAGCTCCATGGCCAGCAAGTGTTCCTGCGCACTGACACGCACTGGACCCCCGATGGCGCCGAAGTCGCGGCCAAGCAGTTGGCCAGCGTGATCAACGCCAAGACCCTGCTCAGTGGCGAACCCCTGCGTTTTGTCACCGACGCCGAGGGTATCGCCCCCCACAGCGGCGACCTGCGCCTGTTCCTGCCCCTGGACCCGCTGTTCGAAAACCTGATGCCGCCCAAGGAGCCCCTGCAAAAACGCGTGACCCACGCGGTGCAAGCCCAGGCGGCGGGCGACGACGCCCTGTTTGCCGACAGCGAGATGCCCGTGGCCCTGGTGGGGACCAGCTATAGCGCCAACCCCAACTGGAACTTCGTCGGCGCCCTGAAACAAGCCCTGGGCAGCGAAGTGGTGAACTACTCCGAAGACGGCCACGGCCCGATCCTGCCGATGCTCAGCTACCTGAAAAGCGATGACTTCAAGAACAGCCCGCCACAGGTGCTGATCTGGGAGTTTCCGGAACGTTATCTGCCTGTGAACAACGAAACCGGCGAGGCCGACCCCAAGTGGGTCGCGCAACTCAAACAAGCCGGTACGCGCCAACAGAACATGGCCATCAACACCCCAATCGACCACCCGAAATCCGAGACGCCCGACCGGGCGCAAAACTGA
- a CDS encoding alginate O-acetyltransferase AlgF, giving the protein MTFTTTSRRLAKTLALAAGMSFVSLPAFAGDAALYGPVAPKGSSFVRLFNASNQEVSASVGNTALSDVAPLASSDFSFLPGGDYSAKVGSQNVTVKLAADHYYTLVNSGTGQPQLIEEPPFKNKQKSLVRVQNLSDKVLSLKTADGKTDVVKAVAAKGRGEREINPVKVSLALYDGDKKVGDVKPVALERGEAAVLYVTGSGSSLSPVWVKRPVSTR; this is encoded by the coding sequence ATGACGTTCACTACTACTTCGCGTCGTCTCGCCAAGACCCTGGCCCTGGCCGCCGGCATGAGTTTCGTATCGCTGCCCGCCTTCGCCGGCGACGCCGCCCTCTACGGCCCCGTCGCGCCAAAAGGTTCCAGCTTCGTGCGCCTGTTCAACGCCAGCAATCAGGAAGTCAGCGCCAGTGTCGGCAACACCGCCTTGAGCGATGTGGCACCGCTGGCCAGCAGTGACTTCAGCTTCCTGCCGGGCGGCGACTACAGCGCCAAGGTCGGCAGCCAGAACGTCACCGTCAAGCTCGCCGCCGATCACTACTACACCCTGGTCAACAGCGGCACAGGCCAACCGCAACTGATCGAGGAACCGCCGTTCAAGAACAAGCAGAAGTCCCTGGTACGCGTGCAGAACCTCAGCGACAAGGTCCTGAGCCTGAAGACTGCCGACGGCAAGACCGACGTGGTCAAGGCCGTGGCCGCCAAGGGCCGTGGCGAGCGCGAGATCAACCCGGTGAAGGTCAGCCTGGCGCTGTATGACGGCGACAAGAAGGTCGGCGACGTAAAGCCGGTGGCCCTGGAGCGTGGTGAGGCCGCGGTGCTGTATGTCACCGGTTCCGGCAGCAGCCTGTCGCCAGTGTGGGTCAAGCGCCCCGTGTCGACCCGCTGA
- a CDS encoding mannose-1-phosphate guanylyltransferase/mannose-6-phosphate isomerase — MIPVILSGGSGSRLWPLSRKQFPKQFLALTGEHTLFQQTLERLVFEGMDTPIVVCNKEHRFIVNEQLSARKLESQRILMEPFGRNTAPAVALTAMMLVNEGRDELMLVLPADHVLDDQKALQRALALATVAAERGEMVLFGVPATRPETGYGYIKSTNDSLLPEGVSRVQQFVEKPDEKRAVEFVKSGGYFWNSGMFLFRASRFLEELKKHDPDIYDTCVLTLERSEHTADTVTFDEATFACCPDNSIDYAVMEKTQRACVVPLSAGWSDVGCWASLWAVNDKDANGNVTKGDVVIQDSKNCMIHGNGKLVSVIGLENIVVVETKDAMMIAHKDKVQGVKQMVNTLNEQGRSETQNHCEVYRPWGSYDSVDMGGRFQVKHISVKPGACLSLQMHHHRAEHWIVVSGTAEVTCDENVFLLCENQSTYIPIASVHRLRNPGKIPLEIIEVQSGSYLGEDDIERFEDIYGRSTPVERGVSVKTIAQ; from the coding sequence ATGATCCCAGTAATCCTTTCCGGTGGTAGCGGCTCACGTCTTTGGCCGCTTTCGCGTAAACAGTTCCCTAAGCAGTTCCTGGCCCTGACCGGTGAGCACACGCTGTTCCAGCAAACCCTGGAGCGCCTGGTGTTTGAAGGCATGGACACGCCTATCGTGGTCTGCAACAAGGAGCACCGCTTCATCGTCAACGAGCAGCTGAGCGCGCGCAAGCTGGAGAGCCAGCGCATCCTGATGGAGCCGTTTGGCCGCAACACCGCGCCGGCCGTGGCGCTGACCGCGATGATGCTGGTCAACGAAGGTCGTGACGAGCTGATGCTGGTCCTGCCCGCCGACCACGTACTGGATGACCAGAAAGCCCTGCAGCGCGCCCTGGCCTTGGCCACCGTGGCCGCCGAGCGAGGCGAGATGGTGCTGTTCGGCGTGCCGGCCACGCGACCGGAGACCGGCTACGGCTACATCAAGTCCACCAACGATTCACTGCTGCCCGAAGGCGTCAGCCGCGTGCAGCAGTTCGTCGAGAAACCCGATGAAAAACGGGCGGTCGAGTTCGTCAAGAGCGGCGGTTACTTCTGGAACAGCGGTATGTTCCTGTTCCGCGCCAGCCGCTTCCTCGAAGAGCTGAAAAAGCACGACCCGGACATCTACGACACCTGCGTCCTGACCCTGGAGCGCAGCGAACACACCGCCGACACGGTAACGTTCGACGAAGCCACCTTCGCCTGCTGCCCGGACAACTCCATCGACTACGCGGTAATGGAAAAAACCCAGCGCGCCTGCGTCGTGCCACTGAGCGCCGGCTGGAGCGACGTGGGTTGCTGGGCCTCGTTGTGGGCGGTCAACGATAAAGACGCCAACGGCAACGTAACCAAGGGCGACGTGGTGATCCAGGACAGCAAGAACTGCATGATCCACGGCAACGGCAAGCTGGTCTCGGTGATCGGCCTGGAAAACATCGTGGTGGTGGAAACCAAGGACGCGATGATGATTGCCCACAAGGACAAGGTCCAGGGCGTCAAACAGATGGTCAACACCCTCAACGAACAGGGGCGCAGCGAGACCCAGAACCACTGCGAGGTCTACCGTCCGTGGGGTTCCTACGACTCGGTGGACATGGGCGGGCGGTTCCAGGTCAAACACATCTCGGTCAAGCCGGGCGCGTGCCTGTCGCTGCAGATGCACCACCACCGTGCCGAACACTGGATCGTGGTCAGCGGTACCGCCGAGGTGACTTGCGACGAGAACGTGTTCCTGCTGTGCGAGAACCAATCCACCTACATTCCGATTGCCTCGGTGCATCGCCTGCGCAACCCCGGCAAGATCCCGCTGGAGATTATCGAAGTGCAATCGGGCAGCTACCTGGGCGAGGACGATATCGAGCGGTTCGAAGATATCTACGGGCGCTCTACCCCGGTTGAACGTGGCGTGTCGGTGAAAACCATCGCGCAGTAA
- a CDS encoding dermonecrotic toxin domain-containing protein: MNLSIQRHSFPAYEYVETSQQSRARASTPGTQSTTGAGPRDLDNRNSLTLTLAGLEEGITTGRIANERIFPALQTAKVQLAPGAQHSGPILEVSLVQYITANGWSIPQNREELIQLRQTLSSLEPTSTSNAYAVITERIAKANAEKTKFKKIALDTAAAFPDVRAQAKKRAEEIVLKLTGTSVDADKTYLNRFNAAQPAATATGWEHMSEEPTSSISLTDAVLKNFSENDWTPGNLDSQAGLYKDGPGKSKEAGYGAHNQIPLAPSDFMKALWQSDFQASVSQSIDNFWKDHGDDYRTVQKGTFIYRAGEQLKSQEAKLPAERVLQPPEHQFSRSDYKRLMKAVCGEEVSEVQPLTVEKLQAKSPVTGDVQAHAFDINGFQSNDIVRFTLPGEGPAKYVNGRLDGGQILYIPDAQPAFLKFASLEKMDQWVSDQAKTPQSLKALESHFSLADRQDRESPGLGQTFLNAVVPLTLLIPEARPKEGVDTSFEYLGTGYASHQEGEVIDRSNVAIKGDVFSHMAALSQQRMKSDADTAIKSNSEVTRDIWLNDLSVGAGLLVKLAPLGVPVAAAAAVTSLAELALGAEKEASGDTQAERHDGASKTFDGMLNVLFSSVGVSSKAEDPFTLPEEQTPALETPLEPAPEPERGVEDLGLEVPNRLQPSQAGNISAYAVAEGDELLAKSTVNAKGIYQYKDEVGNDRWFIRYTDQSGSAKTYEIKGDFKLSDNYVQIIDPQSGKPVLTVEAGADNEWRSSRMLGGNKKGKGVAAGRERPAGPGLAESSSVMNQPLVNHQDWQTLVDSGTYNGKPIYIHYTSKEGAEAIARERSINDLARGERRAGSKGGVYVNPPGQQFNSENVENLLFLGNERYVGSGDYMVIFSSDQAPTDLGPVTAGSPFVELKMPKEIRLTPSNFLYLGPNSFKDYFE; the protein is encoded by the coding sequence ATGAACCTATCGATACAGCGTCATTCTTTTCCAGCCTATGAATACGTTGAGACTAGCCAGCAAAGCCGCGCAAGAGCGTCCACACCCGGTACGCAATCAACCACCGGTGCAGGCCCCCGTGACCTGGACAACCGTAACTCGCTGACACTGACCCTGGCGGGCCTGGAGGAAGGCATTACGACGGGGCGTATAGCCAATGAGCGTATTTTCCCAGCCCTGCAAACCGCAAAGGTACAACTGGCACCCGGTGCGCAGCACTCCGGCCCGATACTGGAAGTCAGCCTAGTGCAATACATCACAGCCAATGGCTGGAGTATTCCGCAAAACCGAGAAGAGCTCATCCAACTCAGGCAGACCCTCTCTTCCCTGGAACCGACCAGCACTTCAAATGCTTACGCCGTCATTACCGAGCGAATAGCCAAGGCCAATGCCGAGAAAACCAAATTCAAAAAGATCGCATTGGACACGGCTGCGGCCTTTCCAGATGTGCGCGCACAAGCCAAAAAACGTGCCGAAGAAATCGTCCTCAAATTGACCGGCACCTCTGTGGACGCCGACAAGACTTATCTGAATCGTTTTAACGCAGCCCAACCGGCGGCAACCGCGACCGGCTGGGAGCACATGAGTGAGGAACCCACTTCTTCAATCAGTTTGACCGATGCGGTATTGAAGAACTTTTCCGAGAACGATTGGACGCCCGGCAATCTGGACTCGCAAGCGGGGTTGTATAAAGACGGGCCCGGAAAAAGCAAAGAAGCGGGCTACGGCGCACATAACCAGATTCCCCTGGCCCCCTCCGATTTTATGAAGGCCCTTTGGCAATCCGACTTCCAGGCGAGCGTGTCGCAAAGCATCGACAACTTCTGGAAAGACCACGGCGATGACTATCGGACTGTCCAGAAAGGCACCTTTATCTACAGGGCAGGCGAGCAACTCAAGTCCCAGGAGGCCAAGCTACCTGCCGAGCGCGTGTTGCAGCCTCCCGAGCATCAGTTTTCCAGGAGCGACTACAAACGACTGATGAAGGCGGTTTGCGGTGAGGAGGTGTCTGAAGTCCAGCCCCTGACCGTCGAAAAACTGCAGGCAAAATCCCCGGTCACCGGCGATGTCCAGGCCCATGCATTCGATATCAATGGTTTCCAGTCAAATGACATTGTGCGTTTTACCCTGCCCGGCGAGGGGCCGGCGAAATATGTCAACGGCCGTCTGGACGGTGGGCAGATTCTCTATATTCCTGACGCTCAGCCAGCCTTTCTGAAATTTGCTTCGCTGGAAAAAATGGATCAATGGGTCAGTGACCAAGCCAAGACGCCTCAGTCGCTCAAAGCGCTGGAGTCGCACTTCTCGCTGGCAGATCGGCAGGACAGGGAGTCCCCGGGGCTTGGGCAGACATTCTTGAATGCCGTCGTGCCGCTGACGCTCCTGATCCCTGAGGCACGCCCCAAAGAAGGCGTCGACACGTCGTTTGAATACCTCGGTACGGGCTACGCCAGCCATCAGGAGGGAGAAGTCATTGACCGCAGTAATGTCGCGATCAAGGGCGATGTGTTCAGCCACATGGCTGCTCTAAGCCAGCAGCGCATGAAAAGTGACGCAGACACTGCGATCAAATCCAACAGCGAAGTCACCCGTGATATCTGGCTCAACGACCTCTCGGTCGGCGCAGGACTGCTGGTCAAACTGGCCCCGCTGGGCGTTCCGGTCGCTGCTGCCGCAGCTGTTACAAGCCTTGCGGAACTGGCACTGGGCGCAGAAAAAGAAGCCTCGGGCGACACCCAGGCTGAACGCCATGACGGGGCGTCGAAGACATTCGACGGGATGCTCAACGTGCTGTTCTCTTCGGTCGGTGTCAGCTCAAAAGCCGAAGACCCCTTTACGCTGCCCGAAGAGCAGACGCCAGCCCTTGAAACACCCCTCGAACCGGCGCCCGAACCTGAACGGGGTGTTGAAGACCTTGGTCTGGAGGTGCCCAATCGTCTGCAACCATCACAAGCGGGCAACATCAGTGCCTACGCCGTTGCGGAGGGTGACGAATTGCTCGCCAAGAGTACGGTCAATGCCAAAGGGATTTATCAATACAAGGACGAAGTGGGAAACGATCGCTGGTTTATTCGTTACACCGATCAGTCGGGTAGCGCCAAGACGTATGAGATCAAAGGTGATTTCAAACTCAGCGACAACTATGTCCAGATTATTGATCCCCAGAGCGGCAAACCCGTACTGACGGTCGAAGCGGGTGCTGACAACGAATGGCGCTCAAGCAGGATGCTGGGAGGCAACAAAAAGGGTAAGGGCGTGGCCGCGGGTCGGGAGCGGCCTGCCGGGCCAGGCCTGGCTGAATCGAGCTCGGTAATGAATCAGCCATTGGTCAATCATCAGGATTGGCAAACGCTGGTGGACTCGGGCACCTACAACGGCAAGCCCATTTACATTCACTACACCAGCAAGGAAGGCGCCGAGGCGATCGCTCGGGAGCGAAGCATTAATGACCTGGCGCGTGGTGAGCGGCGTGCAGGTTCAAAGGGCGGCGTTTACGTTAACCCCCCCGGCCAGCAATTCAATAGTGAAAACGTTGAGAACCTGTTGTTTTTAGGGAATGAGCGCTATGTGGGCAGTGGCGACTACATGGTGATATTCAGCTCGGACCAGGCTCCGACGGATTTAGGCCCAGTGACTGCTGGCAGCCCGTTTGTCGAACTGAAAATGCCCAAAGAAATCAGGCTGACACCGTCGAACTTTCTGTATCTGGGGCCCAACAGTTTCAAGGATTATTTCGAATGA